In one window of Tellurirhabdus rosea DNA:
- a CDS encoding NAD-dependent epimerase/dehydratase family protein, translating into MKLLITGGAGFVGSSLALSLKAAYPQYEIYVLDNLKRKGSELNVSRLTRAGIQFVHGDIRSKEDFDAIPPVDTIIEASAEPSVLAGLDGTPDYLINTNLFGTVNCLNFALKSKANVIFLSTSRVYPIKTIETLNFEESDTRFVLSDNQPVPGVSSSGIAENFPLDGARSLYGTTKLASELIIQEYNEFYGLKTVINRCGVITGPWQMGKVDQGVMVLWIAKHFFEQQLAYIGYGGTGKQTRDMLHIADLYRLIDWELHNIDAVNGEILNAGGGTQSSASLQELTQICQEVTGKTIPIKQVTENRAADIRLYITDNSKVTGLTGWKPELGIREIVTDIHAWLQENREALEPILK; encoded by the coding sequence ATGAAACTCCTCATCACCGGCGGGGCCGGTTTTGTAGGCTCGTCGCTGGCACTTTCGCTCAAGGCAGCCTATCCACAGTACGAAATTTACGTCCTCGACAACCTCAAGCGCAAAGGCTCCGAACTCAACGTGTCGCGGCTCACCCGGGCCGGCATCCAGTTTGTGCACGGGGACATCCGGAGCAAGGAGGATTTCGACGCTATTCCGCCCGTGGATACCATCATCGAAGCGTCCGCCGAGCCCTCTGTACTGGCCGGACTGGATGGAACCCCGGACTACCTGATCAACACCAACCTCTTCGGGACGGTCAACTGCCTGAACTTCGCCCTCAAATCAAAGGCGAACGTCATCTTCCTCTCGACGAGCCGGGTGTATCCCATCAAGACCATTGAAACGCTGAATTTTGAGGAAAGCGACACGCGTTTCGTGCTGAGCGACAACCAGCCGGTGCCGGGCGTTTCGTCCAGTGGCATTGCCGAAAACTTCCCGCTCGACGGCGCCCGGTCGCTGTACGGCACGACCAAACTCGCTTCCGAACTGATTATTCAGGAATACAACGAATTTTACGGCCTCAAAACGGTCATCAACCGCTGCGGCGTCATCACGGGTCCGTGGCAGATGGGCAAGGTGGACCAGGGCGTGATGGTGCTCTGGATTGCCAAGCACTTCTTTGAGCAGCAGCTGGCGTACATCGGGTACGGCGGTACGGGCAAGCAGACCCGCGACATGCTGCACATCGCCGACCTCTACCGGCTCATCGACTGGGAACTCCACAACATCGACGCGGTGAACGGCGAAATCCTCAACGCGGGCGGCGGCACCCAGAGCAGCGCCTCCCTGCAGGAACTGACCCAGATCTGTCAGGAAGTGACGGGCAAAACCATTCCCATCAAGCAGGTCACCGAAAACCGGGCCGCCGACATCCGCCTGTACATCACCGACAACTCGAAAGTGACAGGACTGACGGGCTGGAAACCGGAACTGGGCATTCGGGAAATTGTGACCGACATCCACGCCTGGCTGCAGGAAAACCGGGAGGCGCTCGAACCGATTCTGAAATAA
- a CDS encoding metal-dependent transcriptional regulator, whose amino-acid sequence MHSFTEENYLKTIYYLSARHQAEVTTNSLAEMTATKAASVSDMLRKLSEKQLIHYKKYQGVRLTEEGERQALRVIRRHRLWEVFLVEKLGFGWDEVHEMAEELEHIRSEELVERLDSFLGYPQFDPHGDPIPSPAGQMPQVQYRKLSDVPVGGEVQVMGVLEHSSEFLQHLDKTGLTLGCRLRIQEINGFDKSVAVQMSPEKSLFISNEVARNLLVSENQS is encoded by the coding sequence ATGCATTCATTCACCGAAGAAAATTATCTGAAGACCATCTATTACCTCTCGGCCCGGCACCAGGCGGAGGTAACCACCAACTCGCTGGCCGAAATGACGGCCACCAAAGCGGCGTCGGTTTCGGATATGCTGCGGAAACTTTCTGAAAAACAGCTCATACATTATAAAAAATACCAGGGCGTCCGGCTCACGGAGGAAGGCGAGCGGCAGGCGCTGCGCGTCATTCGGCGGCATCGGCTCTGGGAAGTGTTTCTGGTTGAAAAACTTGGCTTTGGCTGGGACGAGGTTCACGAGATGGCCGAGGAACTGGAACACATCCGTTCGGAGGAACTGGTCGAGCGGCTGGATTCCTTTCTGGGTTACCCCCAGTTCGACCCCCACGGCGACCCCATTCCAAGCCCGGCGGGGCAGATGCCGCAGGTCCAGTACCGCAAACTCTCCGACGTGCCGGTCGGCGGCGAAGTACAGGTCATGGGCGTGCTCGAACACTCGTCCGAATTCCTGCAGCACCTGGACAAAACCGGCCTTACCCTCGGCTGCCGTCTTCGCATTCAGGAAATAAACGGCTTCGACAAGTCCGTAGCCGTACAAATGAGTCCCGAAAAGTCGTTGTTTATCAGTAATGAAGTTGCCCGAAATTTGTTAGTCAGTGAGAATCAGTCGTAA
- a CDS encoding KUP/HAK/KT family potassium transporter, whose translation MEDKRLMDKATPAGLLVALGIIYGDIGTSPLYVLRAVVGSDIPIQMDIVRGALSCIFWTVTFQTTIKYVILILRADNRGEGGIFALYALVRRHARWLTIPAIIGGSSLLADSIITPPISVSSAVEGLRIIYPDIPTVPIVIGILAFLFLIQTFGTSVVGTAFGPIMLIWFTMLGTLGLLHVLDDPSILQAINPYYAFHFLRDFPGAFWLLGSIFLSTTGAEALYSDMGHCGRGNIRVSWVYVKTCLLLNYFGQGAFVEGLAGQTLGDRNPFYGLMPEWFLFAGILIATAATVIASQAMITGAFTLISEAIRLNFWPKVRLVYPSNKKGQLYVPSINWMLFMGCVGVVLYFRESSRMEHAYGLAITLTMMMSTILFSYYMYTHKFNAWGVLLFLVLYLFIESSFLVANLAKFVDGGWVSVLIAGIMAGVMIIWLSASKIKLRLTEYVKIDQYIQPFKELSRDISIPKYATHLVFMSNAARASEIESKIIYSIFQKRPKRADIYWFVHVDTTDDPYTMEYKVNTIATDDVYKVTFRLGFRVEQRINLFFRKVIEDMVKNKEVDITSRYASLHRQNVIGDFRFVVLEKFLSYENDLPFNERIVMDLYFFIKGYTTPEDRWFGLDSSSVKIEKVPLVIRPVENVKLKRINS comes from the coding sequence ATGGAAGATAAACGGCTGATGGACAAAGCCACCCCCGCAGGTTTGCTGGTGGCTCTTGGTATCATCTATGGCGACATTGGAACCTCGCCGCTTTACGTGCTCCGGGCTGTGGTTGGCTCGGACATTCCCATTCAAATGGACATCGTCAGGGGGGCGCTCTCCTGCATTTTCTGGACCGTCACGTTCCAAACCACCATCAAATATGTCATCCTGATTCTGCGCGCCGACAACCGGGGTGAGGGGGGCATCTTTGCGCTTTACGCCCTGGTACGGCGTCATGCCCGCTGGCTGACGATACCGGCGATAATTGGGGGGAGTTCGCTACTGGCCGACAGTATCATAACGCCCCCCATCTCGGTCTCGTCGGCGGTCGAAGGGCTCAGGATTATTTATCCGGACATTCCGACCGTGCCTATCGTCATCGGTATTCTGGCCTTTCTGTTCCTGATCCAGACGTTTGGTACCAGCGTCGTCGGTACGGCTTTTGGACCGATCATGCTGATCTGGTTCACCATGCTCGGAACGCTGGGTCTGCTGCATGTACTGGACGATCCCTCTATTCTTCAGGCGATCAACCCGTATTACGCTTTCCACTTCCTCCGCGATTTTCCGGGGGCCTTCTGGCTGCTGGGGTCGATCTTCCTTTCGACCACGGGGGCCGAGGCGTTGTACTCGGACATGGGGCACTGCGGCCGGGGCAACATTCGGGTAAGCTGGGTGTACGTGAAAACCTGCCTTCTGCTCAATTATTTCGGGCAGGGCGCCTTTGTCGAAGGACTGGCCGGACAGACGCTCGGCGACCGCAATCCGTTCTACGGGTTAATGCCGGAATGGTTCCTTTTCGCGGGTATTCTGATTGCTACGGCGGCGACGGTAATTGCCAGCCAGGCCATGATCACCGGCGCGTTTACGCTCATCAGTGAGGCCATCCGGCTCAATTTCTGGCCGAAAGTCCGGCTGGTGTATCCCAGCAACAAGAAAGGGCAGTTGTATGTCCCGAGTATCAACTGGATGCTGTTTATGGGTTGTGTGGGCGTCGTGCTGTACTTCCGGGAGTCTTCGCGAATGGAACACGCCTACGGGCTGGCCATTACGCTCACGATGATGATGAGTACGATTCTGTTCAGTTACTACATGTACACGCACAAGTTCAACGCGTGGGGGGTACTGTTGTTCCTCGTCCTCTATCTCTTCATCGAAAGCAGCTTCCTGGTAGCCAACCTCGCGAAGTTTGTAGACGGAGGCTGGGTGTCGGTGCTGATTGCGGGCATTATGGCCGGGGTAATGATTATCTGGCTGAGCGCCAGCAAGATCAAGCTTCGGCTGACGGAGTACGTCAAGATCGACCAGTACATTCAGCCCTTCAAGGAACTGAGCCGCGACATCAGCATTCCGAAGTACGCCACGCACCTCGTATTTATGAGCAACGCGGCCCGGGCTTCCGAAATTGAATCCAAGATTATTTACTCCATTTTCCAGAAACGACCCAAACGGGCCGACATCTACTGGTTCGTCCACGTCGATACCACGGACGATCCGTACACGATGGAGTATAAAGTCAATACGATTGCGACGGACGACGTGTACAAGGTCACTTTCCGGCTCGGTTTCCGGGTCGAACAGCGCATTAACCTGTTCTTCCGGAAGGTGATCGAAGACATGGTGAAAAACAAGGAGGTGGATATCACGAGCCGGTACGCGTCGCTGCACCGCCAGAACGTGATTGGGGATTTCCGGTTCGTTGTGCTGGAGAAGTTCCTTTCCTACGAAAACGATCTGCCCTTCAACGAACGGATTGTGATGGATTTGTACTTCTTCATCAAAGGCTACACCACCCCGGAAGACCGCTGGTTTGGCCTCGACAGCAGTTCGGTGAAGATCGAAAAAGTCCCGCTGGTGATCCGGCCGGTGGAAAACGTCAAGCTGAAGCGCATCAACAGTTAA
- a CDS encoding Rne/Rng family ribonuclease, with translation MSNELVISSTQKGDRIALLQDKRLLEYHVEESDSSFTVGDIYLGTVKKLVTGLNAAFVDIGYEKDAFLHYLDLGPNINSLNKFTKDVIAKRANTGRLNGFKLEPEIEKHGKIDKVLSKNAPILVQVVKEPISTKGPRLSCDISIAGRFLVLVPFASSVNISKKITDKAERTRLLRLMSSIKPQNFGVIVRTVAQGKSVEELDRDLTNSLDKWEAGMKVLREAKPRDRIIGEMNRASSILRDMLNESFDSIVVDTREMYDEIKNYIHEIAPEKEKILKLHQGKMKVFEALGLEKQIKSLFGRSVSLPGGGYLIVEHTEALHVIDVNSGNKSNSEEDQEATALSVNKEAAKEIARQLRLRDMGGIIVVDFIDMKKPENKKLIFDVMRDEMKSDRSKFTILPLTKFGLMQITRQRVRPEMNVATRETCPTCGGSGTIQASILITDVLESNLEYLLTKQNERGVQIMVHPFLYAYYTKGFPSRRMQWYFKYKAWVTLVQDSSLGINEFKFYHKNGEEIEITTV, from the coding sequence GTGAGTAACGAATTAGTCATTAGTTCGACTCAGAAAGGTGATCGGATAGCACTTTTGCAGGACAAAAGACTGCTGGAGTATCACGTTGAAGAGTCTGACAGCAGCTTCACCGTTGGCGATATCTACTTAGGAACTGTTAAGAAATTAGTGACGGGCCTCAATGCGGCGTTTGTAGACATCGGCTACGAAAAAGACGCCTTCCTGCATTACCTGGATTTGGGGCCGAACATCAATTCACTCAACAAATTCACGAAAGACGTCATCGCCAAACGGGCCAATACCGGTCGGCTGAACGGTTTCAAACTGGAACCGGAAATTGAAAAACACGGCAAGATTGACAAGGTATTGAGTAAGAATGCACCGATTCTGGTGCAGGTAGTGAAAGAACCCATCTCCACCAAAGGCCCGCGCCTTTCCTGCGATATTTCGATTGCAGGGCGGTTTCTGGTCCTGGTGCCGTTTGCCAGTTCGGTCAATATTTCGAAGAAAATTACCGACAAAGCCGAACGGACCCGCCTGCTGCGCCTGATGTCGTCCATCAAGCCGCAGAATTTTGGCGTCATCGTCCGGACGGTGGCCCAGGGCAAAAGCGTCGAGGAACTCGACCGTGACCTGACCAACTCGCTGGACAAATGGGAAGCCGGTATGAAGGTGCTGCGGGAGGCAAAACCCCGCGACCGTATTATCGGGGAGATGAACCGGGCTTCGTCCATTTTGCGCGATATGCTCAACGAGTCGTTCGACAGCATCGTTGTCGACACGCGCGAGATGTACGATGAAATCAAGAACTATATCCACGAAATTGCCCCCGAGAAAGAAAAAATCCTCAAGCTCCACCAGGGGAAAATGAAGGTTTTTGAAGCACTCGGGCTCGAAAAACAAATCAAATCGCTGTTCGGCCGTTCGGTCTCTCTGCCGGGAGGCGGCTACCTGATCGTCGAACATACCGAAGCCCTGCACGTCATCGACGTCAACAGTGGCAACAAGTCCAATTCCGAGGAAGACCAGGAGGCCACCGCCCTGAGCGTCAACAAGGAAGCGGCCAAAGAAATTGCCCGCCAGCTCCGGCTGCGCGATATGGGCGGCATCATCGTCGTGGATTTCATCGACATGAAAAAGCCCGAAAACAAAAAGCTGATCTTCGACGTGATGCGGGACGAAATGAAGTCCGATCGCTCGAAGTTCACGATTCTGCCCCTGACCAAATTCGGTCTGATGCAGATCACGCGGCAGCGGGTACGTCCGGAAATGAACGTGGCGACCCGGGAAACCTGCCCGACCTGCGGCGGCAGCGGAACCATCCAGGCCAGCATCCTCATTACGGATGTGCTGGAAAGCAATCTGGAGTACCTGCTGACCAAGCAAAATGAACGCGGTGTGCAGATTATGGTGCACCCGTTTCTGTACGCCTACTACACCAAGGGATTCCCTTCCCGACGGATGCAGTGGTATTTTAAATACAAAGCGTGGGTTACGCTGGTGCAGGACAGTTCGCTCGGCATCAACGAGTTCAAGTTCTACCACAAGAACGGCGAGGAAATCGAGATTACGACGGTCTGA
- a CDS encoding DMT family transporter, with translation MKPTFKDFVHLHFIVFIWGFTAILGLLVTLPALTLVVYRTLLAAIGLWLVLRFQGAMRPVTPADRTRLLLTGGLVALHWATFFGAARLANASVCLAGLATGSLWTSLLEPLAFRRRVKPVEVALGLVVMAGLYVIFRFEFDRALGLSVAVFSAMLSSLFTIINSQFTRRYSALTITFYEMTGAFLGSLVFLGLYLGLSGEAATLIPAGNDWLWIGILAIVCTVYAYSASVQLMRKFTPFAVNLTVNLEPVYGIVLAYLVFGESERMTTGFYLGTLVILAAVLAYPMLNRTARRLSREKLEMNNEQ, from the coding sequence ATGAAACCAACCTTCAAAGACTTCGTTCACCTCCATTTTATTGTCTTTATCTGGGGCTTTACGGCCATTCTGGGGCTGCTGGTCACCCTCCCGGCGCTGACTCTGGTGGTCTACCGGACCCTGCTGGCGGCCATTGGTCTGTGGCTGGTGCTGCGCTTTCAGGGAGCCATGCGGCCCGTAACGCCGGCCGACCGGACCCGGCTGCTGCTGACGGGCGGTCTGGTGGCCCTGCACTGGGCCACCTTTTTCGGAGCGGCCCGGCTCGCCAACGCGTCGGTTTGTCTGGCGGGCCTGGCGACCGGCTCGCTGTGGACGAGTCTGCTGGAGCCACTGGCTTTTCGTCGCCGGGTCAAACCGGTGGAAGTGGCGCTGGGGCTGGTGGTGATGGCGGGGCTGTACGTGATCTTCCGCTTCGAGTTCGACCGGGCGCTGGGCCTGTCGGTAGCGGTGTTTTCGGCCATGCTGTCGTCCCTGTTCACCATCATCAACAGCCAGTTTACCCGGCGTTATTCGGCCCTAACGATAACCTTTTATGAAATGACAGGGGCGTTTCTGGGCTCACTGGTATTTTTGGGTCTATATTTGGGGCTGTCCGGAGAGGCGGCAACCCTGATTCCGGCCGGGAATGACTGGCTCTGGATTGGGATTCTGGCGATTGTCTGCACGGTGTATGCCTACTCGGCCTCGGTGCAGCTGATGCGGAAATTTACCCCGTTCGCCGTTAATCTGACCGTCAATCTGGAGCCCGTTTACGGCATTGTCCTGGCTTATCTGGTCTTCGGCGAAAGCGAGCGAATGACCACCGGTTTTTATCTGGGTACGCTGGTCATTCTGGCCGCCGTTCTTGCCTACCCGATGCTGAACCGGACGGCCAGACGATTGAGTCGTGAGAAACTGGAAATGAATAATGAGCAATGA
- a CDS encoding HU family DNA-binding protein, giving the protein MTKADVIAEIAEKTGIDKADVQHTIETFFTVIKNNLAKDENIYVRGFGSFINKKRAKKVARNISKNTAMVIDEHYIPSFKPAKVFVEQVKSSVKRDEKVSA; this is encoded by the coding sequence GTGACGAAAGCAGACGTAATCGCAGAAATTGCCGAGAAGACAGGGATCGACAAGGCAGATGTTCAGCACACTATCGAGACGTTCTTCACCGTGATTAAAAACAACCTGGCGAAGGACGAGAACATCTACGTGAGAGGGTTCGGTAGTTTCATTAACAAGAAGCGCGCGAAGAAAGTAGCCCGTAACATCTCCAAAAATACGGCGATGGTGATTGATGAGCACTACATCCCGAGCTTCAAACCCGCCAAAGTTTTTGTTGAGCAGGTGAAGTCGTCGGTCAAGCGCGACGAGAAGGTATCCGCTTAA
- a CDS encoding Nramp family divalent metal transporter — protein MEHSLLAQWKRQIIIPTNKEEANVSLPEVHASITVSETGSFWKRLSAFLGPGLMVAVGYMDPGNWATDIAGGSRYGYALLSVVLISSLFAIVLQHLALKLGIATGRDLAQACREEYSRPVALALWALAEVAIAACDLAEVIGAALALNLLFGIPLSVGVCITAADVLLLLFLQQKGFQWLERLVAGLIFVILGCFAYELLLARPDWLAVAGGLIPRKEIITNPGMLYVAVGILGATVMPHNLYLHSSIVQTRNFSRTEAGRRNAIKFATIDSTGSLFLAFFINGAILVLAAAAFHFSGNRHVADITDAHRLLNPLLGATAASALFAVALLASGQNSTLTGTLAGQIVMEGFLNLRLKPWLRRLITRLIAIVPALVVSILYGERGTADLLVFSQVVLSVQLSFAVVPLVQFTSNKLKMGPFVNPGWLKLASWLIAIVIIGLNAFLLVEAV, from the coding sequence ATGGAACATTCGTTACTGGCGCAGTGGAAACGACAGATTATCATACCTACCAATAAAGAAGAAGCGAACGTGTCGCTTCCGGAAGTACACGCCAGCATCACGGTATCGGAAACCGGCTCATTCTGGAAGCGGCTGTCCGCTTTTCTGGGTCCAGGACTGATGGTCGCCGTGGGGTATATGGACCCCGGCAACTGGGCGACGGACATTGCCGGCGGTTCGCGCTACGGCTATGCGCTGCTGTCGGTGGTGCTGATTTCCAGCCTCTTTGCCATTGTCCTGCAGCATCTGGCCCTGAAACTGGGCATTGCCACGGGCCGCGATCTGGCCCAGGCCTGCCGGGAGGAATACAGCCGTCCGGTTGCGCTGGCGCTCTGGGCGCTGGCGGAGGTGGCCATTGCCGCCTGCGACCTGGCCGAAGTGATCGGGGCGGCGCTGGCGCTGAACCTGTTGTTTGGCATCCCGCTGTCGGTGGGCGTGTGCATCACGGCGGCCGACGTGCTGCTGCTGCTGTTTCTGCAGCAGAAAGGCTTTCAGTGGCTCGAACGGCTGGTGGCGGGCCTGATCTTCGTTATTCTCGGCTGTTTTGCCTACGAACTGCTGCTCGCCCGTCCGGACTGGCTGGCCGTAGCGGGCGGACTGATTCCCCGCAAGGAGATCATCACCAATCCCGGTATGCTTTACGTGGCCGTCGGCATTCTGGGGGCGACGGTGATGCCGCACAACCTGTACCTGCATTCGAGCATTGTGCAGACCCGTAATTTTTCCCGGACGGAAGCGGGCCGCCGGAACGCCATCAAGTTTGCCACGATTGATTCGACCGGCTCGCTTTTTCTGGCCTTTTTCATCAACGGCGCGATTCTGGTGCTGGCCGCGGCGGCGTTTCACTTTTCGGGCAACCGGCACGTGGCGGACATCACAGATGCCCACCGACTGCTCAATCCGCTGCTGGGCGCTACGGCCGCGAGCGCGCTGTTTGCGGTGGCGCTGCTGGCATCGGGCCAGAACTCCACGCTGACGGGCACGCTGGCCGGGCAGATCGTGATGGAAGGTTTTCTGAATCTGCGCCTGAAGCCCTGGCTGCGCCGGCTGATTACCCGCCTGATCGCCATTGTGCCGGCGCTGGTGGTATCCATTCTGTACGGCGAACGGGGCACGGCCGATCTGCTGGTTTTTAGCCAGGTGGTGCTGTCGGTGCAACTCAGCTTCGCCGTGGTGCCGCTCGTGCAGTTTACCAGCAACAAACTGAAGATGGGACCATTCGTCAACCCCGGTTGGCTGAAGCTGGCAAGCTGGCTTATTGCCATCGTGATCATCGGCCTGAATGCTTTTCTGCTGGTGGAGGCGGTATGA
- a CDS encoding tetratricopeptide repeat protein, which yields MNKSILLVVGTAALLTVGLFSLPKGVVSSQERKLNSGQQQTQTQASMPDSAASLPASAGMHQQPLNAEQQKELEGVKARYAAAGAGQKPKVGLELMEAYRKVSRYDSAARVAEELATLDPTEASLLRAGDQYYEAYGFAADAQKSAALGQKTRDLYQKALDKNPNLLAAKANMAMTYVTTETPMQGISLLRQVLEQDPTNELALFNMGLLSMRSNQWSRAAERFRAILASHPENTKAQFYLAISLSELGKKEEAKQLLAQVKEREKDPAIQQAIRELEKEL from the coding sequence ATGAACAAATCCATTCTTCTGGTTGTAGGTACGGCAGCCCTGCTGACGGTCGGACTTTTCAGTCTGCCCAAAGGCGTCGTGAGCAGTCAGGAGCGAAAGCTGAACAGCGGTCAGCAGCAGACGCAGACACAGGCCAGCATGCCGGACTCGGCGGCCAGCCTGCCGGCCAGCGCCGGAATGCACCAGCAGCCTCTGAACGCCGAACAGCAGAAAGAACTCGAAGGCGTGAAAGCACGTTACGCCGCCGCCGGGGCCGGGCAGAAGCCGAAGGTCGGTCTGGAGTTGATGGAAGCGTATCGGAAAGTAAGCCGCTACGACAGCGCCGCCCGGGTCGCTGAAGAACTGGCAACGCTCGACCCGACGGAGGCATCCCTTCTGCGGGCCGGCGATCAGTATTACGAAGCGTATGGTTTTGCGGCGGACGCCCAGAAATCAGCGGCTTTGGGGCAGAAAACGCGGGACCTTTACCAAAAGGCCCTCGACAAAAACCCGAACCTGCTGGCAGCCAAGGCCAACATGGCCATGACCTACGTAACGACCGAAACGCCCATGCAGGGTATTTCGCTGCTCCGTCAGGTGCTGGAGCAGGACCCGACCAACGAACTGGCCCTGTTTAATATGGGGCTGCTTTCGATGCGGTCGAACCAGTGGAGTCGCGCAGCCGAACGCTTCCGGGCGATTCTGGCCTCGCACCCCGAAAACACCAAAGCTCAGTTTTACCTGGCCATCAGCCTGAGCGAACTGGGCAAAAAAGAGGAAGCGAAACAGTTGCTTGCGCAGGTGAAGGAACGGGAGAAAGACCCGGCCATCCAGCAGGCCATTCGCGAACTTGAAAAGGAATTGTAA
- a CDS encoding TVP38/TMEM64 family protein: MPDTPSSPWFIRHLPLVISGLLLSSITLAYALSPDFRDFLKEAYTILTSDDEARISAWVNRFGWRGPLLLIAAMIVQIFMLVIPSWILMVVSVLAYGPFWGTLLSLTSTMAAAAVAYGAGKYIGDVAVESLIGQKNLRKAEEWVKQYGFWAVVLARISPVVSGDAVSLVSGVTEMPFGRFIGATLAGAAPMAVAIGFFGDNTSQLKEGFWWISSVSAAIFVGYLLTRKKKEPAA; the protein is encoded by the coding sequence ATGCCTGACACCCCTTCCTCGCCCTGGTTTATCCGTCATCTGCCCTTAGTCATTTCCGGCCTGCTTCTTTCTTCCATCACGCTGGCCTACGCACTGTCTCCGGATTTTCGCGACTTTCTCAAAGAAGCCTATACCATTCTGACCAGCGACGACGAAGCCCGGATTTCGGCCTGGGTCAACCGGTTTGGCTGGCGGGGGCCCCTCCTGCTGATTGCGGCCATGATCGTGCAGATTTTTATGCTGGTGATTCCTTCGTGGATTCTGATGGTGGTTTCGGTGCTGGCCTACGGGCCGTTCTGGGGCACGCTGCTTTCGCTCACCTCCACGATGGCGGCTGCGGCGGTGGCCTACGGGGCAGGAAAGTACATTGGCGACGTGGCGGTGGAGAGCCTCATCGGACAAAAGAACCTGCGGAAAGCCGAGGAGTGGGTAAAGCAGTATGGTTTCTGGGCCGTTGTCCTGGCCCGGATTTCGCCGGTCGTTTCGGGCGACGCGGTCAGTCTGGTGAGCGGCGTGACCGAAATGCCCTTTGGCCGCTTTATCGGCGCAACGCTGGCGGGCGCGGCCCCGATGGCGGTGGCGATCGGCTTTTTTGGCGACAACACCAGCCAGCTGAAAGAAGGGTTCTGGTGGATTTCGAGCGTCAGCGCGGCGATTTTTGTGGGGTATCTGCTGACGCGAAAGAAAAAAGAACCGGCGGCCTGA
- a CDS encoding LptF/LptG family permease produces the protein MKLLDRYILVRFLQTYLFVVLVIVLIVCVIDYTEKVDDFYKHQAPTSKILFDYYLNFIPYWANYISPLMVFIATVFMTSRLAAKSEIIAILSSGVSFMRLLVPYFIGATLLGVATYFLVGWVIPKANKTRIAFELQYLKDAYTYTGRNVHLKVAPDVYAYLESYNNQINTGYKFTLEQVKGNQLQQKLSGDRIEWNKDKKKWTIYDYSVRSFNGLQESLSQGQKVDTLLNMYPSDFDSDYSLFETFTFPELDNYIDLLKSRGADGVETYVLEKYSRQTRPFAIIILTAIGVIMSARKSRRGVGWQVALGFLLAFVYLLFFMMAKGIAESGNLNPLIAVWLPNVIFAGIGVVLYHTIPR, from the coding sequence ATGAAATTATTAGACCGCTATATCCTCGTCCGTTTTCTCCAGACCTACCTGTTTGTCGTCCTGGTTATTGTCCTGATTGTCTGCGTAATCGACTACACGGAGAAGGTGGACGATTTTTACAAGCACCAGGCCCCGACCAGCAAGATTCTGTTTGATTATTACCTCAATTTCATTCCGTACTGGGCCAACTACATCAGTCCGCTCATGGTCTTCATTGCCACGGTCTTCATGACCTCGCGATTGGCGGCCAAGTCCGAAATCATCGCCATTCTGAGCAGCGGCGTGAGTTTTATGCGGCTGCTGGTCCCGTATTTTATCGGAGCCACGCTGCTGGGCGTAGCGACGTATTTTCTGGTCGGCTGGGTGATTCCAAAGGCCAACAAAACCCGGATTGCCTTCGAACTGCAATACCTGAAAGACGCCTACACCTACACGGGCCGGAACGTTCACCTGAAAGTGGCCCCGGATGTTTACGCCTATCTCGAAAGCTACAACAACCAGATCAACACCGGCTATAAGTTTACGCTGGAACAGGTCAAGGGCAACCAGTTGCAGCAAAAGCTGTCCGGCGACCGCATCGAGTGGAACAAGGACAAGAAAAAGTGGACCATCTACGACTACTCGGTCCGTTCCTTCAACGGGCTTCAGGAGTCGCTGAGCCAGGGGCAGAAGGTGGATACGCTGCTGAACATGTACCCTTCGGACTTCGACAGCGACTACAGCCTTTTCGAAACGTTTACCTTTCCGGAACTGGACAATTACATCGACCTGCTGAAAAGCCGGGGTGCCGACGGGGTGGAAACCTACGTGCTGGAGAAGTACTCCCGGCAGACCCGCCCGTTCGCCATCATCATCCTGACGGCCATCGGCGTCATCATGTCCGCGCGGAAAAGCCGCCGGGGCGTGGGCTGGCAGGTGGCGCTGGGCTTTCTGCTGGCGTTTGTGTACCTGCTGTTTTTTATGATGGCCAAGGGCATTGCCGAATCCGGGAACCTGAATCCGCTGATAGCGGTCTGGCTGCCCAATGTCATTTTTGCGGGAATTGGGGTGGTGTTGTATCATACCATTCCGCGCTAG